From the genome of Novosphingobium sp. P6W:
ATATGTGGGGCGATACCACTTTCGAAGCCCCGTACCGCACGCTGGGCGCAATCGATCAGGGCCCCTTCTTCGCGGTCAAGATGGAGGCCGGCGCGCTGGGCACCGCAGGGGGGCCGAAGACAAACGCCGATGCGCAGGTGGTGGACTGGAGCGGAAACCCGATCCCGGGCCTCTACGCAGCAGGCAACGCCATGGCGGCAGTGCTGGGCGACGTATACGGCGGCGCCGGTGGAACACTCGGCCCGGGCATGACCTTTGGCTACATCGCCGGACGTCACCTGGGGGCCCACATACCCAATCGCTGAATACAACATGCGAGCGGCGCCGCGCGTCGCTCGCATGGCGATGCCGACGAACGCCCGTACCCGCAGAATTCCTCGTCGATTGATCCCGCCTCTCGATTTCGGTTCCCATCAAGCGAGGGGTTTTATTCAATCGGCTCCTTCCACGAGGAGCGCGCCATATTTTCGCGCAGAAATCTCACGCTGTCGGCAAGAACAGGCCCCTTGCTCCTGAACGGAACGGAGACGGCCATGATAACATCCTCGTGGCTCAGTCCGGGGTAGTCGATATGCACGGCGCGCCCTCCCAAGGCGTGCAATCGCGCCATCAGATTATTGGCATTGTGGGCTCCGACCTCTACATCGTTTCCGGCAGAGACAAGCAGCATCGGCGGCGCATCGGCGCGTGCGAAGTGGATTGGCTGCGTCGCCTGCGGATCGCGGGCGCCCTTCATGGCGTCAATCGCGCGTTTGGCGGTGAAGGGATAGAAATCATAGGGCCCGCATAGACCGACCGCTGCCTTGATGGTGCCGGTCGCCACGCCTTCGTCGCGCAACCACTGCGGGTCGAGTGCCAGCATCGCGGCGGTGTAGGCTCCGGCGGAATGCCCCCCGATCGCGATGCGGCCGGGATCGCCGCCGAAATCGCGCGCGTGATCGCGCGTCCATCGCACCGCCTGCGCTCCGTCAACGAGAAAGGCTGGAAACCTGACGTCCGGCACCTTGCGGTAGTCAGGCACGACGACGAGGAAGCCCTGCCGGGCAAAGGCTCTGCCAGCGAAGGCATAAGCGCCGCGCGATCCCTTCACCCAGCCGCCGCCGTACCAGAAAACCAAAACCGGCAGGGGCCGGCCATCCGTGCGGGCAGGCCGCCAGACGTCAAGTTTCTGACCGTGCGTTCCGAACGCAATACCGCTGCCGGACTTCTCGGCGCCGATGCCGCCGCCCATGATGCCGTCGAGAAAGCTCAGCAGTCCGGGAGGCGACGTGAGGCTGGCGGCCACACCGAGCCCAAGGGCGACAACAATCGCCGCGCCAAGGGCCAGTCGGCGGCTGCGTCCCCTCGCGATCGGGACCGGCATTACGAACGCCTCGCGAAACTCTCAGGATCGGCCGCGCGCCACCAGGCGGCGAGGCGTGCGTCTCGGGCGCCGTCGATCAATTCACCGGGTTCGACGAAGGGATAGACCTCGTCGATGGAGCGCATTTCGGCGGCGTTGACCCGCTGGCGCAGGCCATCGGGGGTGAACCCATCGGGCGATGTCAGGCCGCAGGCGACCACGATATCGTGCAGCGCATCGAGCGTGGCTTTCTGAAACCGGGCCACCCGCTCTGCCTTTTCCGGCACGACCAGCCCGCGTTGCCGTGCCGCGGATTGAGTGGCAACGCCGGTGGGGCAGGTATCAGTATGGCAGCGCATGGACTGTACGCACCCCAGCGAGAACATGAAAGGACGCGCCGCGTTACACCAGTCGGCGCCAAGCGCGGCGTTCATCGCGATTGCAGCCCCGGAATTGACCTTGCCCGATGCGGCTAGCTTGACCTTGCCCTTTAGGTTCGTTCCGACAAGGGCATTGCGCGCCAGGATCAGCCCTTCGCGCAGCGGCATGCCGACCCGGTCGGACAGTTCGGTCGGCGCGGCACCGGTGCCGCCTTCCGCGCCGTCGATAACGATGAAATCGACGAGAATGCCGGTTGTGAGCATGGCCTTGACGACAGCGAACAGTTCATGAGGATAGCCTACGCACAGCTTGATGCCCACCGGCTTGCCGCCGGACAACTCCCGCATGTTCGCGGCGAATTCGAGCAGCTCGCGCGGCGTGGAAAACGCCGTATGAAAGGGCGGCGAAAGGCAGTCCTCGCCTTGCGGAATATCCCGGATCTTCGCGATTTCGGCCGTCACCTTGGAGCCGGGCAGCAGCCCGCCGTGTCCGGGCTTGGCGCCTTGGCTCAGCTTGATTTCGGTCATCACCACCGTGTCGTTGGCGGCGCGCTCGCGAAAATGGGCGGGGTCGAAGTTGCCTTGGCGATCGCGGCACCCGAAATAGCCCGATCCGATTTCCCAGACGACATCGCCGCCATGCTTCAGGTGATAGGGCGACAGGCCGCCCTCGCCCGTATCATGATAGAACCCACCGATCTTAGCGCCCAGGTTGAGCGCCTCGATCGCATTGGCGCCAAGGGCCCCGAAGCTCATCGCGGAGATATTCAGGCGTGCGGCCTGATAGGGCTTGCTGCATTGATCGGTGCCCACCGTCACGCGGGTATATTTTTCGGCATGGCGCGAAGGGGCGATCGAATGCGCGAGCCATTCGTATTCTTCGGAATAGACGTCGAGTTCGGTGCCGAACGGGTGGGTGGAGACATCACCCTTGGCGCGCGCATAGACCAGCGCGCGCTCGTCATGGTTGAAGGGCCGTCCATCCAGATCGCTTTCCACGATGTAGGAACGCAGGAACGGCCGCAGCCATTCGAAGAACCAGCGGAAACGGGCCGATGCCGGATAGTTGCGGCGCAGCGAATGGTGCGTCTGAAAAAGATCGACGGTCGCGGCGACCAGGAGCGGCACGAACAGCACCAGCAGCCACCACGCGCGCGGGTGGCTGAAACCTGTCCACGCGGCGGCGATCGTTCCCACGAAACCCGCCAGCAAAAGGCAGTTGCGAGCCAGCGCCTGATCCCGCAGCAGCGCGTCCGCGATGGTAGCGCGCGCCTTCACGACAGCAGGTTCCGCACCATGCCCAGCACATCGCCGCCGCGCCCGCCCAGCACCGCCTTGGCAGAATAAAGGGCCATGCCGGCAACCTGGCCGGGTTTCACGCTGGGCGGCGTCACCAGTTCAAACCTGTCAGTGACGACATCGAGCAGCGCCGGCCCCGGTTCGGCCAGCCAGGCCTGCACCGCCGCATCGAGGTCCTCGGCCTTTTCGACACGCTGCGCGCGAAAGCCGATCGCCTCGGCCACCCGCGCGAAATCGGGATTGACCAGGTCGGTATAGGCATCGAGCAGGCCTTCGACCTTCTGCTCGATCTCCACGAAGTCCAGCGCGCCGTTGTTATAGACGGCGACCTTGATCGGCAGCTTCTCCTGCACTGCCGTCAGCAGGTCGCCCAGCAGCATCGCGATGCCGCCGTCGCCTGAGAGCGAAATCGCCTGCCGATCCGGGAACGCAGCCTTTGCCCCCAACGCCTGCGGCATGGCATTGGCCATCGTCCCGTGACTGAGGCTGACGACGGTGCGGTTGCGCCCGGTCGAGGCGATATGCCGCAGGCACCAGACCATCGGCGAGCCGCCATCCGCCGTGAAGATCGCGTCCGGCGCAGCATGACGCGAGATCGTCTCCGTCAGGTATTGCGGATGGATCGCGCCGCCCTTGCCGACTGTGGCATGCTTTGCCTGCGCCTCCTCGGCCTTGCGATGGTGCTTGAGGCATTCGTCGAGGAAAGCTCCGTCCTCGCGCTGCGCGATCCTTGGCAGCAGCGCTTCGAGAGTCGGCGCGATATCGCCGATTACGCCGATGTCGACCGGATGGCGGCGCCCCAGATGCGAACCGTCCAGATCGACCTGCAGGATGGTCGCCTTTTCAGGGTAGAACTGCCGCCAGGCGAAGTCGCAGCCGAGCAGCAGCAGCACGTCGCACGCCATCAGCGCGTGATAGCCGGACTCGCTGCCGAATATCCCGGTCATGCCGACGTCGTAAGGGTTGTCATGCTCAAGAAAATCCTTGGCTCGCGAGGTGCGCGCGACCGGCGCGCGCAGCCGGGCTGCCAGCGCCACGACCGCGTCATGCGCATGCTCGCAGCCTGACCCGCCATAGATCGCCACCTTCTTGCCGCTGTTAAGGGCGTTTGCCAGGCTGTCGAGTTCCGCATCGGACGGGCGCACCACCGGCTGGGCGCGGTGGACGGCGAAATCAGGCTCAGCCGGAGCCTTGGCGCTCGACACGTCTGCCGGGACGATAAGCACCGCGACACCGCGTTTCGCCAGTGCGGCCTGCGCGGCCATCGCCGTCATCCGCCGGGCCTGCGCAGGCGTGCGGATCTCCTCGCAGAAGACGGTGCAGGAGGCATAGACCGATTTGAAATCCACTTCTTGCGGGAAATCGAACCCCAGTTCGTCGCGGACGATCTGGCTGGCGATCAGGACGACCGGCGCGCGGTTGCGGTGCGATTCAAACAGGCCGTTGATGAAGTGCAGGCCGCCCGGCCCGCACGATCCCGCACATGCGGCCAGTTCGCCCGTCAGCATGGCTTCTGCGCCCGCCGCAAAGCCGGCGGCCTCTTCGTGGCGAACGTGCACCCAGCGGATCGAGCTGGTGCGGATCGCATCGGTGACATGGTTGAGCGTGTCGCCCGGAATACCATAGCAACGGCGCACGCCCGCCGCTTCGAGAGTTTTCACGATAACCTCGGCAACGGTCGTCATACGCGTTTCCTGACCCTGGAGAGTGGACCCGAACGGTAACGCGCCAGATGGTAATTCGTCCCGCCCGCCGATTAAAAAGCGGCCGCTGGCTCCAGCGCGGGGATTACGGGCGACTGCGGGAACGGATCGACGCTTCGAAGGCGCTGGCGCGATGGGGCTTGCGATGGAAGATCGAGCGCCGTAATATAGCGCACCAACCGGCAAGAGGATTTGCGTACCGATGTGATTTCGAACTGACAGCAATGCGATCCGTTTTGCCGCCAGGAAAATCATATCATGTCCGCTTCCATCACGACGTCCGACCTTGGCTGGTCGACACCCGAAGGCCGGCTGGTCTTCTCCTCTCTCGATCTCGCCTTCAAAGCGGAACGCGTCGGCATTGTCGGCCGCAACGGTGTCGGCAAGACCAGCTTGCTTGAACTGCTGGCCGGCACGCGCGAACCTAGCTTCGGGAAAGTCGTCGTTCGCGGGACCCTCGCCGTGCTGCGCCAGATCGTGCAGGTCGGCCCCGACGAAACCATTGCCGACCTTTTCGGCGTCACTGACGATCTTGCGGTTCTGCGCAGGGCGGAAACCGGCGAGGCGGGGCTGGACGAACTGGCCGATGCGGACTGGACGCTGGAGGCGCGCGTAGCCTCCGCGCTGGCGCGGGTCGGCCTGGACGCGGCCGCCGATAGCCTGCTGGTCTCGCTTTCGGGCGGCCAGCGAACGCGCGCGGCCATGGCCGCAGTCGTGCTGGCCGAGCCGGACTTTCTGTTGCTCGATGAACCCTCCAACAATCTCGACCGTGAGGGGCGTGCCGCGCTGCTCGAACTGCTCGGTTCCTGGCGTGCCGGCGCGATCATCGTCAGCCATGACCGCGAACTGCTGGAGACGATGGATGCGATCGTCGAAATGACCTCGCTTGGTGCCACGCGCTACGGCGGTAACTGGAGCGATTACCGCGCGCAGAAAGCTGTCGAGTTGGAGGCAGCGCACCGTGATCTGGACGTGGCGCAGCGGCAACTGAGCGAGATAGAACGCAAAGTGCAGGTTGCCGCCGAGCGCAAGCAGCGCCGTGACGGGGCAGGCAGTCGCAAGGCCGCGCGGGGCGGTATGCCGCGCATCCTGGCCGGTGCTCGCAAGAACAACGCCGAGAACAGCAGCGGCGAGAATGCCCGGCTTGCCCAGCGCCAGCGCGCCGAGGCCTCTGCGGCGGCCATTCTGGCGAGAGAGCAGATCGAAATGCTGGAGACGATGGCCGTCTCGCTCGCGCCGACCGGGCTGCCGCCTGGTAAGGTCGTCCTCAGCCTGCAGGGGGTCACGGCCGGCTACGATCCGGCATTAGCCGTGCTGCGCGATCTATCGCTGACGATCACGGGGCCGGAACGCGTGGCCATCACCGGGCCGAACGGATCGGGCAAAACGACATTGCTGAGGCTGATCGCCGGGGTATCCCAGCCTTGGTCCGGCACGGTCAACTGGGCTGCCCGCTTTGCGATGCTCGATCAGACGGCAGGCATTCTCGACCCCGAACTATCGATCGCGGAAAATTATCACGCCCTCAATCCCGGCACCGACGATTTCACCTGCCGCTCGGCCCTGGCGAAGTTCCAGTTCAGGGCGGACGCCGCGCTGCAGCAGGTCGGCACCCTGAGCGGCGGCCAAATGCTGCGGGCCGGCCTTGCCTGCATCCTGGGCAGCCCGGCGCCGCCGCAACTGCTTATCCTCGACGAGCCGACCAACCATCTCGATCTCGATTCCATCGCCGCAATCGAAGCGGGGCTCTCTGCATTCGACGGCGCCATGCTGGTGGTCAGCCATGACGAGGCGTTTCTGGAAGCCATCGCGATATCGCGGCGTATCGATCTTGCACCGTTGGCCCCCCGGTGACGTCATCGATCTGAAATGAAAAGGCAATAGGGGCTCCGCAGGCTTGCTCAGGTTGCTTTTCATTGCCCGTGTCTATCGTTCGTCCCATCGACATCTGGTTTGCGGACCATATCTTTCCGCATGAACAGCGTTTCCACGCTGCCGCGCTGCGCATCTCGGGGTCGCGTGACGAGGCCGAGGAACTGGTGCAGGAAGCCTTCGCTCGCCTTTTCGAACTGGAAGGTTGGGCGGCAATCGAGGACCCGCGCGCCTATGTCGTGCGAATGCTGCGCCACATCGCGATCGAGCGCCTGCGCCGCCGCCGGATCGTCGACTTCCGCCAGTTTGCCGATACGGATCACCTGACACTTGCAGACGACGCTCCCGACCAGCACCGCATCGCTGCCGGACGCGAACGGCTGCGGCGCGTATCCGATCTGATCGCACGATTGCCCGAGCGGTGCCGCACCGTGTTCGTCAGGCGGCGCATCCAGGGCGAATCCTCGCAGGAGATCGCGCGCGATCTCGGCATCAGCCAGTCGACTTATGAAAAACGCCTAGCCCGCGCGATCGAACTGCTTTCGCGCAGTTGGCAAGGGGACGAAGATGCCCTGCTCTCACCCGATACGGAGGCTGAAATCGCGCGCCGGAGTGGCGGCAGGTAAAAAGATTTCTCAGGGCTTGGCGGATTTATCTCCGCCGTTCGTCTGTTATTCTAGCCCTTCGTATCCGACATGTCTAAAAAATGAGCATCTTCAACGACAAACAGCGCCGCAAGCGCAGAATCGCACGCGAGGCCGCGACATGGCTGGCGCGTCACGATTCCGGCACCATCGACGAAGAACGCTTCCACGCATGGCGCGGGGCCTCGCCCGAGCACGCGATCGCTTTCGCTCGCGCGCTGGCCGTATGGCGCGAAGCGCAATCGAAGGCTGACGCCGATATCCCCCTTCCTTTTCAATCCCGCTTCACGCGGAGGCGCGCAGCCGCGGCCATCGGCGGGATGGGCATGGCCGGCCTGTTGACCGCCGGCGCCTTCACGTCGCGCGCTTATGCCTGGGATAGCAGCCATTCAGGCGTAGGCGAATGCAAGCGCCTGATCCTGCCCGACGGCAGCCGCGCCATGCTCAATACCGACAGCGAGATGCAATGGCGCTTCTCGGACGACGAGCGGTCGCTGTGGATCGTGCGCGGCGAAGTGGGGCTGGAACTGGTGCCCGGCATTCCGGCCCGCATCCATGGCCTCGATCGGATGGCCTCGCTGTCGCAGGGGCGGTTCAATGTTCGCCTTGAAGGTACGGCGATGGACGTGACGGTACTGTCCGGCAAGGCTTCCGCCGCCCCCATTTCCACGCCTGCCGTGATTACCGGACAGCCGGCACCCACCCCCGTCGCCATCGCTTCTCCCAGCGAGGGACTGCTGCTTTCCGCCGTCGCTCCTTCGGTGCGCAAGGCCAGCCCGCAGCGCCTCGCCGCGACCATCGCCTGGCAGCAGGGCGAAATCGTGTTCGACAACGAACCGCTGCAAACCGCCGTGCGCGAATATAACCGTTATCTCGCCGACAAGATCGTCATCGCCGACCCCGACCTTACCGGCATCCCGGTAGGCGGACGCTTCACATCGACCGACCCGGCGGACTTTCTTTCGGCGCTGGAACTGGGGCTGGGCCTGCGCGCAACACGCAGCAACGGCGGCTACGTGCTGACCCGCTGAGGATTGATCGCTGCTGCCAGGAGCGCGAATTCACGCCTTCCAAAATTTTTTCGAAAACATTTGGCGGTTTCGAATTCCCGGATCGTCTGGTGGAGCAGAGGCGCAAGGATCGGTGCCGCTCATAAAGTTTTCCTAAAGGGTCTAACCTCACATGTCCGTTCGGTTTTCCGGTACGCCGCGTTTCGCGGTGCTGCTTGCCACGTCCGCTGCCTGCATCGCGCCGGCCTTTATCGCCCCGGCCGCGATGGCCGCTCCCGCCGCTACGGGCCACAGCTTCGCCATTCCCGCCCAGCCGCTGTCGAGCGCCCTGACGCAGTTTGCGCGTCAGGCTTCGGTGCAGATCTTTTATCCCACCGCCGGCATAACCGCCCTGCGCGCGCCTGCCCTGAATGGGCGGATGTCACG
Proteins encoded in this window:
- a CDS encoding alpha/beta hydrolase, giving the protein MPVPIARGRSRRLALGAAIVVALGLGVAASLTSPPGLLSFLDGIMGGGIGAEKSGSGIAFGTHGQKLDVWRPARTDGRPLPVLVFWYGGGWVKGSRGAYAFAGRAFARQGFLVVVPDYRKVPDVRFPAFLVDGAQAVRWTRDHARDFGGDPGRIAIGGHSAGAYTAAMLALDPQWLRDEGVATGTIKAAVGLCGPYDFYPFTAKRAIDAMKGARDPQATQPIHFARADAPPMLLVSAGNDVEVGAHNANNLMARLHALGGRAVHIDYPGLSHEDVIMAVSVPFRSKGPVLADSVRFLRENMARSSWKEPIE
- a CDS encoding FMN-binding glutamate synthase family protein, which codes for MKARATIADALLRDQALARNCLLLAGFVGTIAAAWTGFSHPRAWWLLVLFVPLLVAATVDLFQTHHSLRRNYPASARFRWFFEWLRPFLRSYIVESDLDGRPFNHDERALVYARAKGDVSTHPFGTELDVYSEEYEWLAHSIAPSRHAEKYTRVTVGTDQCSKPYQAARLNISAMSFGALGANAIEALNLGAKIGGFYHDTGEGGLSPYHLKHGGDVVWEIGSGYFGCRDRQGNFDPAHFRERAANDTVVMTEIKLSQGAKPGHGGLLPGSKVTAEIAKIRDIPQGEDCLSPPFHTAFSTPRELLEFAANMRELSGGKPVGIKLCVGYPHELFAVVKAMLTTGILVDFIVIDGAEGGTGAAPTELSDRVGMPLREGLILARNALVGTNLKGKVKLAASGKVNSGAAIAMNAALGADWCNAARPFMFSLGCVQSMRCHTDTCPTGVATQSAARQRGLVVPEKAERVARFQKATLDALHDIVVACGLTSPDGFTPDGLRQRVNAAEMRSIDEVYPFVEPGELIDGARDARLAAWWRAADPESFARRS
- a CDS encoding thiamine pyrophosphate-dependent enzyme, with the protein product MTTVAEVIVKTLEAAGVRRCYGIPGDTLNHVTDAIRTSSIRWVHVRHEEAAGFAAGAEAMLTGELAACAGSCGPGGLHFINGLFESHRNRAPVVLIASQIVRDELGFDFPQEVDFKSVYASCTVFCEEIRTPAQARRMTAMAAQAALAKRGVAVLIVPADVSSAKAPAEPDFAVHRAQPVVRPSDAELDSLANALNSGKKVAIYGGSGCEHAHDAVVALAARLRAPVARTSRAKDFLEHDNPYDVGMTGIFGSESGYHALMACDVLLLLGCDFAWRQFYPEKATILQVDLDGSHLGRRHPVDIGVIGDIAPTLEALLPRIAQREDGAFLDECLKHHRKAEEAQAKHATVGKGGAIHPQYLTETISRHAAPDAIFTADGGSPMVWCLRHIASTGRNRTVVSLSHGTMANAMPQALGAKAAFPDRQAISLSGDGGIAMLLGDLLTAVQEKLPIKVAVYNNGALDFVEIEQKVEGLLDAYTDLVNPDFARVAEAIGFRAQRVEKAEDLDAAVQAWLAEPGPALLDVVTDRFELVTPPSVKPGQVAGMALYSAKAVLGGRGGDVLGMVRNLLS
- a CDS encoding ABC-F family ATP-binding cassette domain-containing protein — its product is MSASITTSDLGWSTPEGRLVFSSLDLAFKAERVGIVGRNGVGKTSLLELLAGTREPSFGKVVVRGTLAVLRQIVQVGPDETIADLFGVTDDLAVLRRAETGEAGLDELADADWTLEARVASALARVGLDAAADSLLVSLSGGQRTRAAMAAVVLAEPDFLLLDEPSNNLDREGRAALLELLGSWRAGAIIVSHDRELLETMDAIVEMTSLGATRYGGNWSDYRAQKAVELEAAHRDLDVAQRQLSEIERKVQVAAERKQRRDGAGSRKAARGGMPRILAGARKNNAENSSGENARLAQRQRAEASAAAILAREQIEMLETMAVSLAPTGLPPGKVVLSLQGVTAGYDPALAVLRDLSLTITGPERVAITGPNGSGKTTLLRLIAGVSQPWSGTVNWAARFAMLDQTAGILDPELSIAENYHALNPGTDDFTCRSALAKFQFRADAALQQVGTLSGGQMLRAGLACILGSPAPPQLLILDEPTNHLDLDSIAAIEAGLSAFDGAMLVVSHDEAFLEAIAISRRIDLAPLAPR
- a CDS encoding RNA polymerase sigma factor, yielding MSIVRPIDIWFADHIFPHEQRFHAAALRISGSRDEAEELVQEAFARLFELEGWAAIEDPRAYVVRMLRHIAIERLRRRRIVDFRQFADTDHLTLADDAPDQHRIAAGRERLRRVSDLIARLPERCRTVFVRRRIQGESSQEIARDLGISQSTYEKRLARAIELLSRSWQGDEDALLSPDTEAEIARRSGGR
- a CDS encoding FecR domain-containing protein is translated as MSIFNDKQRRKRRIAREAATWLARHDSGTIDEERFHAWRGASPEHAIAFARALAVWREAQSKADADIPLPFQSRFTRRRAAAAIGGMGMAGLLTAGAFTSRAYAWDSSHSGVGECKRLILPDGSRAMLNTDSEMQWRFSDDERSLWIVRGEVGLELVPGIPARIHGLDRMASLSQGRFNVRLEGTAMDVTVLSGKASAAPISTPAVITGQPAPTPVAIASPSEGLLLSAVAPSVRKASPQRLAATIAWQQGEIVFDNEPLQTAVREYNRYLADKIVIADPDLTGIPVGGRFTSTDPADFLSALELGLGLRATRSNGGYVLTR